The following are from one region of the Silene latifolia isolate original U9 population chromosome 9, ASM4854445v1, whole genome shotgun sequence genome:
- the LOC141599932 gene encoding glucan endo-1,3-beta-glucosidase 13-like has protein sequence MKEANGITLGITLLTITTLVHVSECSGYLGINYGRIANNLPSPTSVVTLLKSHNISRVKIYDSDTSVLTAFRNSGIKLTISLPNEHLYSTATRSHFAAIWVLKNILTYFPHTDIEAIAVGNEVLVDPHNTTNYLLPAMRNLHYALVKYKLDSYIKISSPIALSALGNSYPSSAGSFRSELLEPVFKPLLEFLKQTGSSLMVNAYPIFAYQGNSDVISLDYALFRDNPGVADAGNGLRYFSLFDAQIDAVFAAMHALNYDDIPIVVTETGWPSKGDSIELGASVANAAEYNGNLVKRILTGNGTPLRPKARLTVYLFALFNENKKTGPTSERNYGLFYPNQKKVYDIPLTMEAVKGYSDAAPPVERVASAGETWCVANAEAGEGKLQGALDYACGEGGADCGEIQPGATCYDPNTLEAHASYAFNSFYQKSKRALGSCDFEGAALLVNHPPRFGKCEFPTGY, from the exons ATGAAGGAAGCGAACGGCATAACCCTGGGCATCACCCTCCTCACCATCACAACACTCGTACATGTCTCAGAATGCAGTGGGTACCTCGGCATCAACTACGGCCGCATAGCCAACAACCTCCCATCCCCAACCAGCGTAGTCACCCTACTCAAATCCCACAACATCAGCCGCGTCAAAATCTACGACTCagatacctccgtcttaaccgcCTTTCGCAACTCAGGAATTAAACTAACCATCTCCCTCCCAAATGAACATCTCTACTCTACTGCCACGCGGTCCCACTTTGCCGCCATCTGGGTCCTCAAAAACATCCTCACATACTTCCCTCATACCGACATTGAAGCTATTGCTGTTGGAAATGAAGTCCTGGTGGACCCTCACAATACCACTAATTACCTCCTTCCTGCTATGCGTAATCTCCATTATGCCCTTGTCAAATACAAGCTTGATTCCTACATTAAGATTTCTTCCCCTATTGCCCTCAGCGCACTTGGGAATTCTTACCCTTCCTCTGCCGGTTCATTCCGGTCTGAGCTCCTTGAACCGGTTTTTAAACCTTTGCTTGAGTTTCTTAAGCAAACCGGGTCTTCTCTTATGGTTAATGCCTACCCTATATTCGCTTATCAAGGGAATAGTGATGTTATTTCTCTTGACTATGCCTTGTTTAGAGACAACCCTGGTGTGGCTGACGCTGGTAATGGGTTACGCTACTTTAGCCTGTTCGATGCCCAAATTGACGCTGTTTTCGCCGCTATGCACGCCTTGAATTACGATGACATTCCCATTGTCGTCACCGAAACAG GGTGGCCATCCAAGGGAGACTCAATAGAGCTAGGAGCGAGCGTGGCGAACGCAGCAGAGTACAACGGAAACTTAGTAAAACGCATCCTGACGGGGAACGGAACTCCGCTACGACCAAAAGCCAGACTAACAGTATACCTATTCGCACTATTCAACGAGAACAAGAAAACGGGTCCGACTTCAGAGAGAAACTACGGTCTGTTCTACCCGAACCAGAAGAAAGTGTACGACATTCCCTTAACAATGGAAGCAGTGAAGGGATACAGCGATGCGGCGCCTCCAGTGGAGAGGGTGGCTTCGGCGGGGGAGACATGGTGTGTGGCAAATGCGGAGGCAGGAGAGGGTAAACTTCAAGGTGCATTGGATTATGCGTGTGGTGAGGGAGGTGCTGATTGCGGTGAGATACAACCTGGTGCGACGTGTTATGATCCAAACACATTGGAGGCACATGCTTCGTATGCCTTCAACAGTTTTTATCAGAAGAGTAAACGTGCTTTGGGGTCCTGTGATTTTGAGGGTGCTGCTCTTCTTGTTAACCATCCTCCTA
- the LOC141601219 gene encoding uncharacterized protein LOC141601219: MPYPDVDILATCSNRLLADGLSYDKDALKKEHEVLTSSMTDEQKSIYRKFMFSVENGQGGVYFVYGYGGSGKTFLWKTLCSGIRSKGEIVIAVASSGIAAILLPGGRTTHARLSIPLNVDENSMCHGIRPGTDLAELLIRAKLIIWDEAPMVNRYCFEALDRSLRDIMRTSPEGDPEKPFGGKVVVFGGDFRQILPVIPKGSRQDIVGAAISSSPLCRYCKVLKLTKNMRLQVGSAESDVDEIRQFSEWILEVGDGLAGGPNDGVANIELPEDILIQPGLDPIATIVESTYPSLKDHLGDPWYFTERAVLAPTHDVIEVVNDYVLDQIQKEEKVYLSSDEISKEETNSGVRELYSTEFLNSIRCSGLPNHSLKLKVGAIVMLLRNIDQANGLCNGTRIEVNHLGNRVISATVISGSHVGSKVYIPRITLIPSDTTMFPVKFERRQFPLAVCFAMTINKSQGQSLSRVGLYLPRPVFTHGQLYVALSRVTSKKGLKVLLLDEDKGVTNRTSNVVYKEIFDKL; encoded by the exons ATGCCATATCCGGACGTTGATATTCTTGCTACGTGCTCCAATAGGCTCTTGGCTGATGGGTTATCTTACGATAaagatgctttgaagaaggaacATGAAGTGCTTACTTCTTCAATGACAGATGAACAGAAGTCAATTTATAGAAAATTTATGTTCTCCGTTGAAAATGGTCAAGGTGGTGTATACTTTGTTTATGGGTATGGTGGAAGCGGTAAGACTTTCCTTTGGAAAACCTTATGCTCTGGAATAAGGTCTAAAGGTGAAATCGTTATAGCTGTCGCTTCAAGTGGCATTGCAGCTATCCTTCTTCCAGGAGGGCGGACAACCCACGCCCGACTAAGCATACCTCTTAATGTCGATGAAAACTCCATGTGTCATGGAATACGACCAGGAACCGATTTGGCAGAGCTACTAATAAGGGCAAAGCTTATCATATGGGACGAGGCACCTATGGTTAATCGTTATTGTTTTGAAGCTCTTGATAGAAGCTTGAGAGATATCATGAGAACTTCACCGGAAGGAGACCCTGAAAAACCATTTGGAGGAAAAGTTGTGGTCTTTGGCGGTGATTTTCGACAAATCTTGCCTGTTATACCTAAAGGAAGCCGGCAAGATATTGTTGGTGCTGCTATCAGTTCTTCTCCTTTATGCAGATATTGCAAG GTTTTGAAGCTCACGAAAAATATGAGACTCCAAGTCGGAAGTGCAGAGTCAGACGTTGATGAAATCAGACAATTTTCAGAGTGGATTCTCGAAGTCGGTGATGGTTTAGCTGGTGGGCCAAATGATGGTGTAGCTAACATTGAATTACCCGAAGATATACTAATACAGCCTGGATTAGATCCAATAGCTACCATTGTAGAGAGCACGTACCCATCTTTAAAAGATCACCTAGGTGACCCTTGGTACTTCACTGAAAGAGCTGTACTAGCACCTACTCATGATGTCATCGAAGTGGTAAACGATTATGTCTTGGATCAAATTCAAAAGGAGGAGAAAGTTTACTTAAGCTCTGATGAAATCAGCAAGGAAGAGACCAATAGTGGGGTTCGGGAACTTTACTCTACTGAGtttctcaactctatcagatgTTCTGGTTTACCCAATCATAGCTTAAAACTGAAAGTTGGAGCTATAGTCATGCTTCTTAGAAACATCGACCAAGCAAATGGATTGTGCAATGGCACCCGAATAGAGGTAAATCATCTAGGAAATCGAGTGATAAGTGCAACTGTTATTTCTGGAAGTCATGTTGGTAGCAAAGTCTATATTCCCCGGATTACGTTGATACCTTCCGACACTACGATGTTCCCAGTTAAGTTCGAAAGGAGACAATTTCCTTTAGCGGTTTGCTTTGCCATGACTATTAACAAAAGTCAAGGGCAATCTCTATCCCGTGTTGGACTTTATCTTCCTAGACCAGTCTTCACCCATGGGCAATTGTACGTTGCCTTATCTAGGGTTACAAGTAAGAAAGGTCTAAAAGTCCTCCTTCTAGATGAAGACAAAGGAGTGACCAATAGAACATCTAATGTTGTTTACAAGGAGATTTTCGACAAACTATAA